cctcctttatccgggcttgggaccggcaatgtaagataaacttacacggcggagttccAAGCATGAAGAAGCCTTTAAGGATAATACAGAGAAGGTGCGTGAGTGGAGAGATGCAATTGCTGAAGTAGCTGATCTCTATGGATGGCATTTACAAGATGGGTAAGGTTACTATTCTCCTTGTAGCACCGTAAAAtttaattcttttgttttcGTTTTAGTGCAGAAGAGGTACCGAAgagctttttctttttgtttttgaaacaaagaaggaagaacatacaaaatttAACATTTCGTTATCTTTCTATTTGGTTGAGTGGTGCTGACAAAACTTCTATGAGAGgattatttatttgttgtttgttgtttgtttgttttttcagatATGAGTCGAAAGTTATTGAAGATATTGTGAGATATATTTTCACTAAGGTAAATAAAACAATTTCAAGTATACATATGGATTTAGTTGGGATGGATTCACGTGTAAACGAAGTGATTTCTTGCTTAGACATGGGGTTGAACAATGTATGCATGTTAGGGATTTGGGGGATGGGGGGCATGGGTAAGACAACCATTGCAGAAGTAGTTTTTGATAGGATACGTTCTCAGTTTGATGCTTACAGCTTTCTTGCCAATGTTAGAGAGGTAACTGAGAAACAAGGTCTAGTCCATTTACAAAAGCAACTTCTTTCAGATATCCTGTTCGAGAGTAGTGTAGATGTACATAATATCCATATGCGGATCAGTAAGATAAGACAGAGACTGCGTGCTAGAATGGTTCTTATCATTCTTGATGATGTGGATCAATTAGAACAATTGGAAGCATTGTGTGGTCATAGTTGGTTTGGTTCGGGGAGTAGGATCATTATAACATCAAGGGATGAGCACTTGCTACGCACATATGGAGTGGATAAAATGTATAAGGTTAAGCCGTTAACTGATGCTGAAGCTCTTCAGCTCTTTTGTCGGAAAGCATTCAAGAAAGACCAGGTTGGAGAAGACTTTCTCGAGCTATCAAAGAATGTTGTGGAATACGCTAATGGCCTCCCATTAGCTATTGAAGTTTTTGGTTCATTCCTCTTTGGTAGAAGCGTAGAAGTATGGTCAAGTGCTTTGGGTAGACTTACAGAAAATCCTGACAGAAGAATTACTGATGTGCTTAAAGTAAGTTTTGATGCTTGACAAGACGtagaaaaaaaagtatttttggACATTGCATGTTTCTTTAAAGGGGAGGACAAAGATCGTGTTACAAGAATACTGGAAAGTAGTTGTGGCTATCGTCCAGACATTGATATAGCAGTTCTCATGGAAAAATCTCTACTAACTCTATTTGGAAGAAAATTGTGGATGCATGATTTGATACAAGAATTAGGATGGGAGATTGTTCGTCTTGAATGAAGTGAAGAGCCAGGCAAACGTAGCAGGTTGTGGCTTCCCAAGGATATCATCCATGTATTTGTAAACAATGAGGTAATAGATTATCACAAATATAGATTCAAAGATTACTAAAACAAATCTATCATCTTTGTATTTTCTGTGTCTTTGTACTGCAactaatttcttcttcttctttgttaggGAACACTTGCTGTGGAAGGTATATTCTTGAATCTACCAAAACAAGAGGTGGTTCACGTAAATGTTGACCCGTTCTCAAAGATGCGCAAGCTAAGATTGTTAAAAATTAGTAATGTGTACTTTCCTGGGTCCATCAGATACCTTTCTAATGAGTTACAACTGCTGGAATGGCATGCATTTCCTTTTAATTCTTTGCCATCAAACTTTCAATCAGATAAGCTAGTGGAACTCCGCATGCATTCAAGCCGTATCAAACAACTTTGGAGGGGAAATAAAGTAAGATTATGTCTTTGTGCGTgcttatattttgaaaaatattaatatcaacGTATTATTTATTTCACTTTATGGTAATTTTTATATTGTATCAGCGCTGGAGTATGCTAAAGTTTATCGATCTAAGTGATTCCGTGTACTTGATTGCGACCCCAAACTTCGTTGAGGTTCCAAATCTTGAGAAGTTGGTGGTTCAAGGTTGTACAAGATTGGTTGAGGTTCACCCATCCCTTGGATTTCTCAAAAACCTTATCTTGTTGAATATGAGAAACTGCAAATCCATTGAAAGCCTTCCACCTTTCATCAGTTTGGAATCTCTTAAAACTTTAACTCTCTCTGGTTCTTCAAGACTCAAGAGGTTtcctgaaattgaaggaaatatgaaaaGCTTGTTGGAGCTTCATCTAGATGGAACTGCCATTGAAGAATTACCTCCATCAATTCAACGTTTGACTGGTCTTACATTGATGAATTTGGGAGGCTGCAAAAACCTTTTCCGTCTTCCGAGTACCATTCAGTATTTGACGTCTCTGAAAACTCTCATTCTAACAGGTTGCTCAGAACTTGATGACATACCTGAGGATTTGAATTGTGTGGAATATCTTGAGGAGCTTGATATAAGTGGAACTGCTATAAGAGAATCAtcatctgtttgtaccatacttgaccaatcccgaaactaccgagcaccggccaacgctatactgtcaaggacccagaagagttcccctccgaccaggaggccaatcactactcgacacgtgtcaagattagaagccaatcagagcgcagcacgtgtcgacatcaagaaccaatcacaacatgacacatgtcaatgtgacaaagctacaagtttttctataaataggggtcattcccccacaatattggctaatgccatttgtgttaaatcattcacaagaactcactaaattgagagcttgatcctttgtacttgtgtaagcccttcactactaataagaactcttctactccgtggacgtagccaatctgggtgaaccacgtacatcctgtgtttgcttctctgtctctattcatttacgtacttatcctcactagtgaccgaagcaaccaagcgaaggtcacaaaacctgatactttctgttgtaccaaagtcttcgctgattttgtgcatcaacatctggcgccgtctgtgggaaacgacacttattcctactctcttcagctgtgtcaagctggtttctatcattcgtacactttcttttgatcaggcatccctctccaacatgggaagcgaaggaagccacagcacacagaatgacaccccccttgcacatagtgcgaagcaacgaaagaaggaaggaaaacgagttcttcttcaagctaaagtcgatgagttggaagctcagaacaacaagatagcaatgaggaatgaggtcctccaggagcaatatgagaagctcttcgagacactccacgaagctaggcaagctcagacacgcgagcttgttgcccccgtggaagtcaaccatcaactgggtgccctccaacatggagggtcacatgcattcgacatagatatccctgatagggaacagattacccctcgacttgataatcaacatgaggcttctcttaacccagttgcttcgacccgaaccatgagaagtggagggagacacctctttgctgaaggggcagaaggatcgaaagccgtctttcgcgattgtcgggatttcctgaagcaacgtcgagagaattccatccatataagctcaaagatcaatgacccaaggatttctgagagactcggtcccctgccacggcccgagccggccaccaatttggggaaggggcaacaagtcctagagagacatgagggtacaggggactcagaggtgttccgacagacataccctggaagccagtacaacgagtccagggaaaaatcacatgcccttgatcaaaccttcctaattccaagaggagatggagatttacgaaagaaagctccagtggcacataactccgctcaggacccccttgtcctacaacttattgaggaagtaaacaagttgaaggctgaacgtcaggctgaaatacctgactggaaccaacccaggcctggccctcttacaatgaggatcctcaacaccccccttcaagcaaagacaaagcaaaagcttggcttgcaactttatactggaaaagaggacccgattgagcaccttaacctctttgagtccaccatggcataccggatgcacaccgacgaagagcgatgtcttctcttcccctctaccctctctggcggagctctaaattggtattgtcgtcttacacctgagacggtagactcatttgaggaattgaggaaactatttgtttcccaacacattttccaaaccgatcgcttgcactctgcagatgacctgtacactatccgccagaagccagacgagtcattacgtatgtatgctggccgcttcagccatgaatactcccggtgtgccgaggcagacgacaagactgccctcaaagccttcacggcaggcctacgtgattgtttctttaaatacatgatcaatgccaatacttggaagacttactctgaggtaatggcgcaggcttataaccatgcctccgcccaggcaaagacatatcaggagaaaccccctacaaccatcctttatcaacaagtgggaggtggaagccagactcacctaaatgagaagacctcgactttccaaacagcagtggcacctccccatgccttgcataatgcttcgccgaatcaacagacatatcaatttcaaggcaagaggaaggatttccatcctcaccactctcatttcagtaaaaagagtaagggacactatcccgataaccaagggtatcgccacaataacgctcgcccccaggcagtcaatgcagtgggtcaaacccgcgtcaagataccccctaccccaaggtatgagacatacacgcccttgaatgccacatgcgcggccatttaccccagcatagctcacctgataccaaagccaaagccgaggcacccagattacacgcccccgaataacgcgggcatgttttgttgctaccatgagcataacggccatgatagcgagaaatgtatcatcctccgtgatcgtattgaagctttggcacgagaaggaaaaattgatcaattcctccttcaccctcaaagggataaccgtaaccaacgccaggtgaatgtcatatattccataagcggcggcacacccatatctgaatcttccaatagggccatgaaaaacagtgaacgaattctgaggcctggtcaccaagtgtttcacgtggaagacatcaggggagggaagtatcaaaagcctaactgggatccgatatgtttctaccctgaggaagaaagaggcatcatctaccctcataacgacccattgatcgtggaggctcacatagccaactttgatgttcgacgaatcctcgtagacacaggggcttcggtcaatatcatgtttgccgaagctttcagggcactcagtgtagctgaacacttgctcgatcgctcgatttctcctctgataagcttctctggtgatatcgtgcaacccttagggagcatacatttaccctttactattggtacaggcccttacacggctaccattaccactaacttcctagtggttgactgcccaacggcatacaatgtcatctttgggcgcacaggcatcaatgatctcaaggctatggtgtccacgcatatgctgttgatgaaatttccaaccccccatggcaacggctacatcagaggagatcagcttagtgcacaatcatgttacaacacttcagctaagcaacaacacttgcccggacccaaggaaaccctgtctgtacatgaccaagtcacaaagaccagcctagatgaagcgaacttggatcttcctgatagcaacaatcaacccgatgatcctcgagatgactctttcacccagcaagcccaacctgctgaagagttggataaggtacctatctcaagagattatccagatcgcatggtgaagattggcaccacattgtcaccaccccttcggttagcattgatatcttttttgaaagagaacactgaagtcttcgcctggtcatacgaggacatgccaggcatctctcccgatgtcatctgtcatcgtttgagtattgaccccaagatcaagccggtgagacagaagcgaagatcttatgacgctgaacgatacgaggcaatgaaagcagaagttgaaaaactcaaaggcataggctttgtccgcgaagtcaattacccgacatgggtagcaaatgtggtccttgttaagaaaaatccgaccaaagaaagtcttttgcttcaaaaggtcttgtggagaatgtgtgttgactacaccgacctaaacaaagggtgtccgaaagatagcttccctcttcctcttattgacagacttatagactctacggccgggtgtgaactcctgagcttcatggatgcttactcaggatacaaccaaatcctcatgaacccttcggatcaagaacacacagccttcactaccgacagaggactatactgctataaagtcatgcctttcggcctaaagaatgcaggagcgacttatcagagactagtcaactcaatgttcgccgagcagattgggaagagcatggaagtttacgttgatgatatgttagtcaagagcaaacatgctgaccaacacatcaccaacctatctgaaactttcactattttgaagaggtatcgaatgaggttaaaccccaacaaatgtgccttcggcgtaggctctggcaaattcttaggtttcatgattagccaacgaggcattgaagctaatcccgagaagatcaaagcaatcctcgacatgaaggaaccggtaacttcaaaggacatccagagccttactggcaaggtggcagccttaaccaggttcatttctaaggccacagacaaatgtgctcccttttttaaagcacttaagggaagtaggaagtacattacatggactgatgaatgtgccgaggcattcaaaaacctcaaggagtacatgagtaaagcccctctactctccaagcccgaggtaggagacattctcattatctacctatcggtatcagcttcagccgtaagttccgttctcattcgaaaggatgggaatattgagcgacctgtctactacgctagcaaagccttacaagatgcggagacacggtactctaacattgagaaattggctctggcattggtcatgtctgctcgaaaactccgcccttacttccaagcgcactccatcatcgtgcttaccaattatcctcttcgacagatactccaaagtcctgacacttcagggcgaatgatcaaatgggcaatagcgttgggtgagtttgacatctcctaccaaccaaagccagctgagaagggccaagcagtggcagacttcattgccgacttcacatatccggttgacattgcttctacacctgaagcagtggcttcattacccccggaagctcagaagatagaaccaacaaccccagcatggagtctgtatgttgatggctcatccaaccaacagggctgtggagcgggactagtcttgactacacccgacaaagtagcaatggagtatgctcttcgtttcaaattcaaggcatcaaataatgaggccgagtatgaagcccttctagcaggattacgtttggccaaacacctcggggttaaacaaattgatattttcagtgactcccaattggtggtcaaccaggttaccaacaactttgatgctaaggacagctccatggcagcatatcttgtgcaaacacaacttttgctcaagcacttccactaccagatcacccaagttcctcgagcggcaaacagtcatgcagacgccctggctcgcctcgcctcggctgtggaagacaagattggaagaaaaattcatgtcgaactgttggcaacaccaagcaccatggccgcagaagtatgcaacttacaacagggggatagttggatcaccccgatctataatttccttgctcatggcaccctcccaaatgataaagtccaggctaagcaaattcgatacaagtctacccgctacctgatcatcaatgatcaactctataagcgaggttttagcctgccatacttaaggtgtcttacgcctgccgaggcggaaatcgtccttcgggaaatacatgagggagtctgtggagatcatgctggatctcggtccctagcacacaagacttttcgccaaggatattactggccaacactccaccaggatgccatcaaagtatcccgctcatgtgacaaatgtcaacgatatgcggctattcctcattcccctccagagcctcttactcctatgatcagcccttggcccttcgcccagtggggacttgatttgatcggcccaatgccggcagggaagggcaaagtctgttacgcagtcgttgcagtggactacttcacaaagtgggccgaagtagaacccttggcaaccattactgaggcaaagatagaagacttcgtgtggaagaacatcctttgtagattcggcattcccaatgcgatagtcactgacaatgggcgacagtttgacaacaagaggttcaggttgttctgctctaagttcaacatcaacttatgctttgcctctccagctcatccccagtctaatggacaagttgaggccatcaacaaaataatcaagcgcactttgaaaaccagcttggacaaagctaaaggttgttggccagaatttgtaccccaagttctttggtcatatcgcacttcatatcggacttcaacaagagaaactccattctcacttgcctttggcacagaggcggttgtccctgttgagctcgagcaagcaacattccgagtccagaactacattcaaagtgaaaatgacaaacaactcaccctcaacttggatttagtcgaggaacacagaaaccaagctcacttgaggaatgtcgcctacaagcagcgcatctccaactattatgactctagggtcaagcctcgttctttcaaaataggagactgggtcttaaagaaaagattactctgcgacagagtcccgagtgaaggcacacttagtccaaactgggatggaccgtatgaagtcattggcatcagtcgccctggctcttacacacttagaagctccgatggcaagacccttggtcatccatggaacgctgatcacttgaagtactactacaaatagactcacgatgtacaagtgttgagctatagccgttcggcatcctatgtaatgaaggccatttggcaatgaattcaataaagaggtaatttagccaactcagccctcactcttttacattcatagcaagcgatgccggaacccttctcaatcagaaagcaatccgtcttccacagtcactacaaaacaagcaaatgaagaccgtgtcaagcgccaaaaaaaaaaaaaaaaaaaaaaaaaaaaaaaaaaacagcttcatccaaaaagcttcacccgaaaagcttcacctccaaagcttcacccacaaagcttcacctaaaaagcttcacccaaaaagcttcacccgaaaagcttcacctccaaagcttcacccacaaagcttcacctaaaaagcttcacccacaaagcttcacccaaaaaaaaaacttcacccgaaaagcttcacttcaaaaagcttcacctacaaagcttcacctaaaaaagcttcacctagaaagctccctctacatactttcaccatcaaagcttcaccatcaaagcttcacctagaaagcttcatctacaaagcttcatctacaaagcttcatcatcaaagcttcacctagaaagcttcaacaccaaagcttcacctacaaagcttcaacacaaaaccttgctccaaataaacaaattttgttcacaaaacccaagatgcccttgaacttgtacaaaaacacttgggtaaacataaacattttttgttttacacccacaagggcccaaaattttccttcttatttattcacttatatatgttcccaaacatattataatagatccaacaacaagccaaagtcccaagtttcataatggacaaaagtacaagcaattcatcaataatgaaggtgctacaaaaattggaatctgtcccaaaatagaaattcaacccaagagactttttctctctctccctcttccgcctcctttcatctatcaaatttctgcaacctctgctcttctccaatggagctgaattttagacaccctatagttcttgagcatatgaacaactttcaagaaggaaccatttctgtttgagcgacggaaattacagtgttgaagctccaaacatgatagtcggcttcttgcagatttcgaagctgttgtgatgtttcgaagatctggaaatatttaaccgttagttcatcctgaatttttgatatgttatgaaagagtcgatgaggaacaacttcaatgaagaaagcataccgatctgaacaagagaaaatggagtttcgaagctcacaacaaatctgacgggttgacagaaaaataataaccagtcattcatcatacctggatttctggagttatactgctccgagggatctcaaatttggatatgttgtagttcacaagctgaggaacaacttcaatgaagaaagcatgctgatctgagcaagagaaaatagagtttcaaagctcacaacaaatctgacgggttgacagacaaatgataaacagtcactcatcatacctggatttctggagttatactgctccgagggacctcaaatttggatatgttgtaactcacaagttaaggaacaacttcgatgaagaaagtatgttgatctgaacaagagaaaatggagtttcgaagctcacaacaagtctgacggattaacagaacattgatgaacagttactcatcatacttgaatttctgaagttgtactactccgatggatctcaaatttggatatgttgtagttcacaagataaggaaaaactttcatgaagacgactttgcaatctgagctatagagaaaggtgttatcttgcatccactcaggctgattagtggaaacgaaaagcaattccaccaaagaaaagatgaaaaagagagaaaagctactaattgcacttgatcttgtctagtcaatagcatgcagcatcaaacacacaaaagctggaaatatttttagataaagcatatacgaatgtgtgacatcgaaacaaggattcgttactttgacaaattagtaacacgcgagacacctcattcggcaactctcttcgcctgaagacttgggggactcccaccatatgctactgcaccttgatactcggcagtctcacaaccactc
This genomic interval from Malus domestica chromosome 05, GDT2T_hap1 contains the following:
- the LOC139196314 gene encoding disease resistance protein Roq1-like, producing MDLVGMDSRVNEVISCLDMGLNNVCMLGIWGMGGMGKTTIAEVVFDRIRSQFDAYSFLANVREVTEKQGLVHLQKQLLSDILFESSVDVHNIHMRISKIRQRLRARMVLIILDDVDQLEQLEALCGHSWFGSGSRIIITSRDEHLLRTYGVDKMYKVKPLTDAEALQLFCRKAFKKDQVGEDFLELSKNVVEYANGLPLAIEVFGSFLFGRSVEVWSSALGRLTENPDRRITDVLKVSFDA